tattatcttcAAATTCTGGCCTTTCCCCCCATGTCAACGATGCTTCAAATGATCACCTTTgcacaaagataaataatgattttctgtgaaaacatttaaactaaatTTCAACTTGCACACAAGATAAGCATAATGTAATAGACTATTTGCATGTGTAATCATGTTCATGCTCCACAGATGTACAACTGTTAATAGTAAGTGCAATCCTGATGTTAACATTGTTAGCACTCCTATCTGTAGCTATAAGTTAAggtagtggttcccaacctggggtccaggCCCCCCCTCaggggggcgccaaagatcacaggggtttgctcatgtataactaaaattatAATAACACTTGATggatttatacaaaagtctgtataaaactaattaaaaatatatattttttgctactcagtagcaaaatctaacgaaatattctgttCGGAGTagtttgttggcgtttagcctttcaaaaaagaacattttcactgcggtcaaaaagcAATTTTCTCTCCTGCTtgacgcacacaaagggaggcctgCACCTGTagtaacggggcggtctagcaccaatctaacaacaccataaattacatttatttaaccacaataacaaaaatatattttggctCTAATGCCATTATAGTCAAATTAATTAAAGCATtaccaaaaaaatgtcatataatgTATCTGCATTCACTTGGCGATTCCGTCAAGACGTCAATCACTTTATTCAGTTATATTTAttaagaaagttgatttaataaaaagactaattcatttaatacactgaatcaatttattcaaattgaggatttgttcaaggatttgtaatttttttgtatgATGATGTACTTAGATACAGTAgagggggcttcaaggaaaataggttgggaaccactgagttAAAGGAACAACAAGACATTTTGTGTTCCCTACAACCAATCACGACACAGATGGTGTCACTGTGTACTCCCTGCTCTCTGACTGAAGCTGATGAGTGAACACAGCTGCTGTTCTTGAGTCTGGACTGAAAAACGTAACAGCCTCTCAGCTCTAAATAGCACATGATTCCATTTCCTTGATCAATGGAGCGTTTGGCCCAGTTCCAGGGCCCAGGGCTGTCCCGCTGTGAAATCAGCAAGCGTTTGTGAtcactgtgatttatttttttttcagctctcTGCACACTCTCTGCACCCTTTGCATAAGTCCGTAAACTCTGACAACTTTGCTCGAGGGGGGAAAACCCACAATGCACAGCGTTGTGACGCCAAAAACGGTGATGACAGTGTAATTTtgcatcataaaaaaacaaaaaaacactgaatgtgtgtgtttgtcatatGATGGCAGCCATGGTGACATCAAATATGTTGATTTGGTCCGACAGAACTCTATTACTTCTACACAAGAGCAAACAACAAACTTCATTATAATCCATACTGAAATATCAACCTCACACTTTACTGTGCATAGAAACATCACTGTCCAGGTAAAAACAATATCACATATGTGCTGTCCCATTTATCAGACAACGTTTGGAGTCTGTGAGGGTTCAGTACCGGGGACCTGTCCTTGGTGCTGAAGCAATACACACTCTCCACGAGACATAAAACAAGCTTTGCTGCTTGACGTTCACTGGCCTGGCACATTGCAAACGGTGACTCAGtgctcttctgctgctgctaagCTGTCAGTTGTAATTTGAGCACTTCATCCTCATCACAGATCCTCTTTTGGAGAAACTAGTCCACTGCAAAATGGCACTCACAGCTCCTCACACCCATCGTTGCCATGGCAAAGTTCTTTCACCCAACACAGACTATTCTTACCCCTGCCTTCGAGACCGCAAGGTGCCACATCATGCAGACCACACATTCACGGACAGGTTTCTACCCCCGGGCAATGGCTCACTCAACAAACGCTGAGTTATTGGACGACTCCTACATTTTCAAGCCCTGTAGAGCAAAGACTGATGTCTATCTGACCTTGTGTTTCACTCTAGGCTGcttctgtctgctgctgtcatGTTAGGTAGAATCTAGAGAATGATAAGGATCCAGTCTGAAAACATTGGCTGCGCTTGATCTTTGAACCTGCTGGTGTATATCAGCACTGTAGATATGTTGTGAGAGAAAATGGGTCAGAGGTTGGAGCTCAAGGTTCACTGTAATGCATTTCGTAGTTTACAAAAGACGAGAGAGACAACAACAGTGGGTTAGGGGTTAGAGTTGTCACATACTTGTCATTTAGAATTGCTGCTACAATTGTCATTCGCTCACCTGGCGGCAGGTGCAGCTTGAAGAGGAATTTCAGCTTATTTGTGAACGATCCGCTGTACAAAAGTGTCTGCGGGAGAAGCAGTTAGAAATTATAGCAGTAGGGGATACTGAGGTTGCGTTAGTTGGAGGAAGCAGAAGAGCGAGTAAACTCACCAAGGGCGCTGCAGAACTCTTTAAAGTTGACGAGGCCGTCCTGGTTCTCGTCTATCAGGCGGAAGACCCAGAGGGAGAGGTTGCTCTTGGGGCTGCAGAAAGCCCAGGGCTCCAGCAGGGAGAAGAGCACGCTGAACTGTTGGAAGCCCAACTGGTACTGCTCCAAGTAGGCCAGGCTGGGGTCGTGATGCAGCAGAGCCGGACTCTTCATTGTCCAGTAGCAGCAGAGGAAATGCTGCCtctgaaaatagaaaacaaagaaaaatataacTCGCCCAtttctcaattttttttaaatgatgtctgTTGACATTGTATGATGACACTTTGACTCACTTTGAACAAGTTATAGAGCCCGTCAAGATGTGAGGCACTGAATCGGACTTCTTGGGTCACCACCCGAATctgaaaatacaatttaattcaATACCACAGTaactagagatgttccgatactaTTTTTGCCTTTCCGATACATGACCACTTGCGGTATCCGTCGATACCGagcaccgatccaataccagtgcaGCTAAAAttttttaacagctgtttactactgaccatgtatggatgtgatatgattactatctttgttgtatggcctggctcaagttaaaccctttgtaaaacatgaacaaatacatacagacaaTGAATGCAACAGAACTTTCTTTTACATATTCAGGTTGTCAGTtacaaagaaacataaatatccGTATCCTCTTAGCGGTCTCCTCAGTAGACAGGCCTGTGTGCTAATTTGTCCTGCAGGGTGTAAATATTCCACCACACCCCTACATAGGGTAGGGGGGGGGTTTACTGTCACCACCCTTCGGAACGGAAGCTCTTACACTACTGGACATATCGCCGTTTTAGCTTGTTGTATGTTTCCACTGATGAAATATTGTCCAATGGCattgacattttcctcgctttgactaccgttacactctccgcTGGCactgcactgttgttgtttgctatcgtcatgTGACCACCTGCAATCacttcttcttcgctgctctaaagcagtagttgccagtggcagccatgatacatccagagCGAAAGCACAGTGAAGGTAACTGATTTGTAGCCgcaaagaagaattgatttccggttaaacatgttgattattttctgggttaataaatgatggtatccgatcggtgcatagactggcgtactccccgatacctgatactgaattttgggcagtatcaggtgcatttctgatactggtattggtattggaaCAACTTTAACAGTAACAATGCAAAGTACACTAACTACTGTAATCTCAATGGCCACTTACCACATTTTGTTTGGTTGTATCCTCCAGTGTCtggatcacatgcagtttgtttcTTTTCCGTGAACTCTCGACGTCCTCTGAGCGAATATTTCCATATTTCTAAAACAAGGCACAATTAGTTAAATCAACCACAACACAGACATCACTAAATAAAACTGACACGGAAAAAACGCAATACCTCGTATGCCTCTCTGATCAGTTCACTGATATCCACCTTGAAGTGGGATGATTTGTCGTTATTGCTTACTGAAGCTTGCTGCACTGTTGGAGGCAAGGGGCTGTCTTTGTTTGTCACGCtgtcaaaaaatctgaaataacaccatcagagaaagagagatttaCACAGTGATAACATCTAAAATACATCAGTCctgctttgttttgtgttcacaCAGACTTGTTGAGGATGGTGACGGCCTCTGCATCGTCATGGCAGCTGATCAGAGCCTCCAGGTTGTAGTCCAGCACTGCCAGGCCGAGCTGCAGAATGGCTTTTATGCCGTCGTAGAAGAAGCAGTCCACCACGTTCACAGCGCTCTCTATGGGCAGGACACTGATGAAGAGAGTGAGGAACCAGGACAAGGACACGGACGAGAAGAAACTCAGGTCCGTCATGTGCTCCACCAGCTGGGGGAGGTGTTCTCGGATCAGATCCTCAAACACCGCCTGGTCGACCAGAGCGCCTGAAAGAAAgatcagcaacatttcagagtGTGACTTCACTCCTGAGATCATTCAAATTTTATCACCAGCAGAAACGGTGTGAGAATCATCGCTTCCCCTCTCACCAATAATTCGGCGGTTAAAGTAATCCGGCAACATCCTCTCGCAGACAGCCACTAGGAGCCAGAAAGCCTCCTCTTCTTTCGCGTAGAGCAGGAGCACTGAGGTGAGGATATTCATGGCCtgaacaggaaaaaaaggatttaaaaacTACTTCAGTTGTAAGAATAAGGTTAACTGGATATAAAGATAAAGGTGTATGTGTCAAAATGGTATGTATTTCAGAGCATCAgtgcttttttaaaaaggttttcaATGGTTTTCATCACTTATAGCTTACTGTACttagccttttttaaaaatcacctCTGCTTTTCAGAGTTGCTGCACTCCTCATGAAATGAACAATCAAGGTAAAGGACACAGGGGTTTAAAACCGTAAGGATTATATGTTTTTGTTGGAAGTCTGTACCATAACCGTCACCTCACCTTTCACtgttaaaacagtaaaaacaaaggaTAATCTCACATAAATTACCACTACAAATGAAGAGCTAAAGAATGATCTTGAGAGCAAATTGGCTGGACACTATTTTTGTATGGCTGTGTCCGAAATCATTCACTTATTCACTACTTCCTACTTGCTATCCAGGGAGTTCTATGTAGAGGACTGTATAGTGAGCTcatctgtaaaatgaaaaaacactttcGGAAACTACTCAGGTAATTTTCTTTGTGCCGTTCATCAGGTCTTTGCTGTTGCACAATTAAAATGTGATAGATAGTCAGCTGGTAGACCATCAATAATAATTACTGACATATATTtttgtgataaatacatattgtaagtaggactgcacaattaatcgaaatgttatcaaaatcgcaatatggcctactgcaattttaaaATCGCAGTATGAGGaggaaatcgcaatatttgttaaaggtgaaatgtgtgtcaaaataccatttcaaatttaatattgtggtgctgcagagatgttctgcctacacatcatattcaacagacttaagaaaacatctttgtttggttcagatccccgcaaaaatcacgtttttcaatgaaaattacAATAATGATGTACAAATGATCATACCCTCTAATATCAAAAATCATATCacaaattgcaatatcagtcaaaataatcacaattagcaatttttttcaaaatcatgcagccctaattgtaagctattttgttgagGTGCCTCTTAgtgaaatgctctgagtgaatttaagtTCTCCCTGGTGAGCACTGAGCAGTGATACAGCGTATATATGTAGGGATTTatagtgaaaggtaagaacagaaggagtacAACGGAGATGCGCTGCCGTCTGCCGTTGTGgcaataaacttttttttcctcaaattaattaatacaaagtaCTTTGTTGCCGTCTGTGTTGTGATGCGCTACTCTGCtcacattaaatatattattttcgcACCGCAACTGTCATCagtctgacattttttccttcAGCGCAAAGCATGATGGTATATAGTGCCTGTTTAGTGACCATCGTTTGTCCACTATTTCtcacaatgcattgtgggatactttAAGTCCACTATATAGGGTATAATAACACTCACAATACATTCGGACAGTACTACAAAATGGTAAACTCACTATATAGTGAGTAGTGAGTGATTTTGGATACAGCCCATGTTTTTCATATTCATCTTATATTTTTCAGTGATAAACTTCTGGTAACATACAGTAATTGGCTTATGACTGTTCCTGCACTTTACTCAAAGCCTCAAatgctatgttcacactacgagcgctCGTTCAAGCTCTCTTTGCCGTAGTCATGTCATTAAATAGCTGAGAACTGGCCAACGGGAATTTTAGATGGAAcggaacagggtgaaacaaaaacatatcatTAGTTGATGCTACACCGCATCATTGGAGCGCTAAAAAAAGTCGAAACAAGCTCAACTTTATTTGCAGTGCTTCCCGCCCGTCACACAGCAACAACCGCGGGCATCAGTTTGCAGATTCATGTCACCGGCTTCAATTGACTTGTAGACTGTTGCGGTGTCGTTCTTAGTGTGAACAAAGCTTAAAAGCTTTTGAGTGTTTGTTATCAGAGTCGATCAAGGTTTTTTCAGCCCCGTTGAAAACAAGAAATCAAAGTACCTGGCAGTAGCCAATTTTCGGGTTCCTGAATGCATAAGCAGTGAGGACTCTGCGTAGAGCTGAGATTCCCGTGTCGCTCTGAAAGGCAGGGTGCTCTGGCAGAGAGCGGTGCAAGTCTCTCTCGATCTCATCTGTAGCCAAAGTGCTCGTGCCCAGAGACTGTTCGACCAGGTCCGTGTAGTAGCCGGGGTGAGTGGCCATGTCATTAACAGCTCCTGCAGAGGCAGAACCACAGTCAGTCCAAAAACACATGCAGCAGCTGTAGAGATCCCACACCAACcatgttttacttagttatTTATGTTGAGTGAGCACTTGTGTATTTAGCACTTTCAACTCTGTAAGGCTTCGTTGGCAAAACACAGACACTGTATATCACTTACTGCACATAACATGTCTGCTATGTAAATACCTGAAAAATGCATCCACAGCTCTCCCCTCAAGGCCTCGGGAACACCGCGAACAATCAAGTCTCGCGTCTTCCTGGTGAAGAACATACTCGTGCCGCGTCCATACTCAGCAAAATGGATGTTCCAAGACTGTTCCTTCATCTTTTCTTTaagctgtaaaacacacacGTAGCACATACGGGTggaaatcaccagaggccccacgatacgatattatcatgatacttatgattttaaacattttgctatATGCTGAGCATTGCAGTAAGATATactgtgatatattgcgatttattaccttttttcaactgcaaattatacagtttgtcaacatctgttttatctaataaaatagttttcattcacatatcttgaggtcaggggtCTTACTCTaatgccagtgtttcctcgccCAAATTTTGCTTACCtttagagcattatttagtgttctttccgacaagctaacatggcatagttggtaccaatcgattccttaggctttctaGTCTCAAATATACCAGgcatgataccagtaccttcactctagctttaagactgagcccgctacaaccgctaaaagacagaatagcggccatCAGATAAAAGatccaatattgccacgcaaaatatcgtgatactatgctgtatcaatatttttacCCCACCCCTAGTAGCACGCACCACAGAGTTATTGTACATTGTACAACACTGTTGAAACTGGTTGTATTTCTTATCAGATGCAtgcttcatttttatttatgtccACCCTTGAATTGGTCAGACACCCACCCAGACACCCCCATCCTGCAGAGCGTGAGAAGGTTCTGGTGCATTACAATTGCATAAAGGCAATCCAGTCAGATTTTGTAAGAGAATGTGGtgcttttcactgaaaacaagtGAACAAAACTCTTATATTTACCATTTTAGGTTCAAGGTTTTCAACATCCTGGGGGTGGAAAACAGTCATGAGAGCTTCAGTGCTCACAGCCTTGCTGCTGTCTTTCTGTCCCACCATCAGTGTTACGTCCTCTGGGTTGTCCTCGAAGTGGTTGATGAGCGACTGGCACTCGCCTCGTATGGCCTTAAGtcataaataaatgtcagtttTCAATGTCAGAAAGCACTCATAACTGTAAGTCAAGTGTACAACGGCACGAATAAAACACGTTACCTCTGTTGACGCAGAGTGCTGAGGGCTGGGGCTAATCCCACACCTGCTACGGATCGTGGTGGCAAGCCGCTGGTAGTCCCGTATCTCGGAGAAACGCAGCGCCCTCTTGCCGCGCACACACACCGTTAAAGCCCTGCTGCTGGAGTCTGGCTTCTCAACATTAACAACCTAGAAGAAGGCGATGTTGGCAGACCACACGGTCATTTTTTCTGCTGTTCATCAGTATGCAGGGTGCTATTTGAGGATCCAGTTTCACTTTACCTCTCGCATTGGAATGATGATATGACATTGGCTTCCATCTTGGCTGGCGAAACACAGGTAGTTCTCGGACAGACAGATCTTGCCAAGTGTGTTAAAATGGCTGAAGGGCACCCACAGGAAGCTCTCATGCACCTCTAACAGGTTTTCCTCTTTGGGAAGCCTGAAAAATGACCGGAACTGCTCGCTCTTTGCATGAGCTTCTAGGCCTCTGTGGGGGGAAGTAAAGCAGAAAATACTGTAATGAGCAGAACGTCCCGTTTAAGTTTTCCAAGAACATCCTTTTAGCCGGCTTACAGACCGTCTcacacacagtctcacaaaAACCTTGTTTTCGTGCTCCTGACTGTCACCTTCCATATCAATCTTTTAGGCACTGCGGTATTAGGTTATTTCAGTGCCTACGGGTGCATGACCTACCTGCCACTCCAGGCAggttaacacaaacacaaatgcttTTTGACTCAAGTCGGACTTTATGTTTACTCTGCTCTTCAAGTTGGCAGCCGGCGCTAACAGGATCATGTAAATCTGTGCAGTGCAGCAGACAGGTAGACAGTTACCTCTTGGTAATTTGCAGAGGGTCGGAGAGAGCCGGCTCTCTCTGGAAGGCCTCTTTATCGAAAAGGCGCTTGATGGAGTAGTCGGCCAGCTGCTCCATGATGACAAATGTTTCATTGAGGTGCATCAGCATGGAAAAGTAGTGGTCCTCCCCGTTAGCCAAGACGTGGATGCTCTCAGTCAGGATGACGTTAGAGGTTTTCTCCAGCCTCCAGATCTCATCCCAGGAGATGATCAGTTTCACTGTCGAGTCATCACAATAAAGgaaatttaaaggggaactacgcccattttcaaaatgcatacatgttattcctatggtctaagacggtccaaaaaaaaatattagtaaacatgaacaccaaaaactagagtgctaaaactcaaacttgtgatgtcatcggatataaagtgtggagctgctccatagacaatgaatgaatgagtatagatgttatagatgacactgagagcatccAAGTGAATGTTCTGAGTacatgggaacattttctgtttcataactgacaacactacagtagaataaagctaatttgggtataaaaaaaagaaaaaaaacattcagtttgTCCACAAAATCACCCTCCCATTCACTGCCTATTGAGCatctccagactttataccctaggacaggggtgcacacactttttcagcatgcgagctacttataaaatgacaaagtcaaaatgatctacctactataaaaatgcaaaacatatatttatttataaatatattgagtattctttatatgtacaatatatgttggtgtaccttgcataactgcatgaacccatattgtacaatataactctgtacattttttgtcattaccttactctgatgacttgcactgaatggaatcagccagggatgcatagtccggacagtagctgctgatagccagcctcaagcacatttccaaatgatcatcagtcaaggtggaacggtatttggacttaataatcttcatgtgggaaaaggctgactcgcataaataagtggagccgaataatgcagtcaaggaggtagcacatttcctcatgttgaggtacttttcctctgtgagtaagttccagaactgtccatgagccctggacttaagctgaatgtcagcttgtagtgtcaaaatctcatcctccactccagatgagttcaggtgaaacagtgttgcaatttgttggctgaagtctatttaaaaaaaaaaaaaaaaaaaatttttttttttttttttaatgccatgcgatctacccacactacctttgcgatcgaccggtagatcgcgatcgacgtattgggcacccctgccCTAGGACGTCACAAGTTTTTTCAAGTGAATTtgggagagttgttcatgtttactaatatttttggactgtcttagaccataggaataatatgtatgaattttgaaaatggccatagtTTCCCTTTAAAATCATCAGCAGGAAGTAAAATGATCTTGAATGAAAGAGTAAATTATTATTGTGCAATTAAGTAAGTAGTAgtaagtaagaaaaaaaagtaaattttctcAATAATTACAATATATGAAATGCACTGCAGTAACAACATACTTCATAGTACCATTATAAAGAATTGCTGCTagcaaaaaatgtaaatgttcatAGCATCATGGTGAAAATTCTTAAAATATCACTCAGTGTAATTAAAATAAGTGTTATCCATTATCCACATTGCTTTTCAAGTCTGCCTCCACTATGAGGCCTGCTATGTTTTTTCACAATTATGGAACCTGTAATTACCTGGAGCGGTTTTCTAATGAAAAAATACTCAAAGAGTGTTCATTTCAGACCGTAAAAGCCAACTGCCATTAGTAGCTGCCACAGTCTTTGTTATCACCCATCAAAAACTGGCAAGACAAATGGCAGCTCATGTTAATAAATGGCACAGAAATCAGCTTACCCTCGGATCCCAGCAGGTACGAATAGAAGCACAGGAAGTTTGTGCTGAGGT
This portion of the Sebastes umbrosus isolate fSebUmb1 chromosome 17, fSebUmb1.pri, whole genome shotgun sequence genome encodes:
- the tbc1d8b gene encoding LOW QUALITY PROTEIN: TBC1 domain family member 8B (The sequence of the model RefSeq protein was modified relative to this genomic sequence to represent the inferred CDS: inserted 2 bases in 1 codon), which produces MWLKPDEILLKNAFKLWVTEEDNEYFVLQRSTRYGEXGGGGLTGLLVGTLDTVLDSTSKVAPYRILHHTPDSQVYWSIACGVTKEEILLHWEWLQQNIMRTLSVFDSSEDITSFVQGKIRGLIAEEGKTSLVLEEDPEKFREALLRFEKWFELPPKEKLVTYYSCSYWRGKVPCQGWLYLSTNFLCFYSYLLGSEVKLIISWDEIWRLEKTSNVILTESIHVLANGEDHYFSMLMHLNETFVIMEQLADYSIKRLFDKEAFQREPALSDPLQITKRGLEAHAKSEQFRSFFRLPKEENLLEVHESFLWVPFSHFNTLGKICLSENYLCFASQDGSQCHIIIPMREVVNVEKPDSSSRALTVCVRGKRALRFSEIRDYQRLATTIRSRCGISPSPQHSASTEAIRGECQSLINHFEDNPEDVTLMVGQKDSSKAVSTEALMTVFHPQDVENLEPKMLKEKMKEQSWNIHFAEYGRGTSMFFTRKTRDLIVRGVPEALRGELWMHFSGAVNDMATHPGYYTDLVEQSLGTSTLATDEIERDLHRSLPEHPAFQSDTGISALRRVLTAYAFRNPKIGYCQAMNILTSVLLLYAKEEEAFWLLVAVCERMLPDYFNRRIIGALVDQAVFEDLIREHLPQLVEHMTDLSFFSSVSLSWFLTLFISVLPIESAVNVVDCFFYDGIKAILQLGLAVLDYNLEALISCHDDAEAVTILNKFFDSVTNKDSPLPPTVQQASVSNNDKSSHFKVDISELIREAYEKYGNIRSEDVESSRKRNKLHVIQTLEDTTKQNVIRVVTQEVRFSASHLDGLYNLFKRQHFLCCYWTMKSPALLHHDPSLAYLEQYQLGFQQFSVLFSLLEPWAFCSPKSNLSLWVFRLIDENQDGLVNFKEFCSALDTFVQRIVHK